Proteins found in one Lycium ferocissimum isolate CSIRO_LF1 chromosome 6, AGI_CSIRO_Lferr_CH_V1, whole genome shotgun sequence genomic segment:
- the LOC132059740 gene encoding pentatricopeptide repeat-containing protein At5g27110-like — MRTKLAITSFGRMRHITTHSHNCQLKTQQPHDYSSVDVYKLNKTLHDLVKYESLTSAFHMFDKMPQRDVITWNIMISGYNQNGFPRKSLNLYNNMVSLGIKENSSTLSSILSICANAGLYKEGVEIHSRVVVMGFNMNLYIASALVNMYIQMGFIDVGLKLFFDLPKRNLAVWNVVLRGICELGRSSELLRLYSDMKLENVEPNGLTFCYLIHGCCKERVFDNGREMHSRVIKIGWLESNIFLANALVDFYSACGVLLDADKAFECILPQDVISWNSMVSVYAANNLLHEAVRVLEEMRSWDKHPSAMSLVALLNLSSRRKELLFGKQIHNFVVKSGVDYGSVLIQSALIDMYGKNGDIESSVSVFQSSRKRILECCNSMMTSLLHLGFLEDVFELFSRMVCENIVFDEVSLSSTIKASSLYSSPSLDSCALLHCCAIKSGFDSDSMVLCSLIDAYSRLGQIRFSQQSFEALPSPNIIGFTSIINAYARKGMGSECLGMFEEMIQKGVKPDEVTFLCILLGCNHSGLVEEGKKIFESMRTLHEVYPDRRHYSCMVDLLGRAGLVNEAEELLNHASSTGDSVMWSSLLRSCRIHQNENVGRRAAKKLMDLEPEDPSVWLQASNFYSEIGEFETAIYIQEAAVARKMSSDIGYSLIRVHECH; from the coding sequence ATGCGGACAAAACTTGCTATAACATCGTTTGGTAGAATGAGACACATAACAACTCATTCTCACAACTGCCAACTCAAAACCCAACAACCTCATGACTATTCCTCTGTTGATGTTTACAAACTAAACAAAACATTACATGATCTTGTCAAATATGAATCTTTAACCTCTGCATTCCACATGTTCGACAAAATGCCTCAACGAGATGTAATTACATGGAATATCATGATTTCTGGATACAATCAAAATGGGTTTCCAAGAAAATCACTAAACTTGTATAACAACATGGTTTCTTTAGGTATTAAGGAGAATTCATCTACTTTGTCATCTATATTGAGTATATGTGCTAATGCAGGTTTATATAAAGAAGGGGTTGAGATTCATAGTAGAGTAGTTGTTATGGGGTTTAATATGAACTTATATATTGCTAGTGCACTTGttaatatgtatatacaaatgggGTTTATAGATGTTGGTTTAAAATTGTTTTTTGACTTACCAAAACGAAACTTAGCGGTATGGAACGTGGTTTTACGTGGAATTTGTGAGTTGGGACGGTCGAGTGAGTTGTTAAGGTTGTATAGTGATATGAAGTTGGAGAATGTGGAGCCTAATGGGCTTACATTTTGTTATTTGATTCATGGTTGTTGTAAAGAGAGAGTTTTTGATAATGGCAGGGAGATGCATTCGCGTGTGATTAAGATTGGATGGTTAGAATCGAATATTTTTTTAGCGAATGCGTTGGTGGATTTTTACTCTGCTTGTGGCGTTTTGCTTGATGCCGATAAAGCATTTGAGTGTATTCTACCTCAGGATGTCATTTCATGGAATTCAATGGTTTCCGTCTATGCTGCCAATAATTTGTTGCATGAAGCTGTTCGAGTTTTAGAAGAGATGAGATCGTGGGACAAACATCCATCTGCTATGTCTTTAGTAGCGTTGTTGAATTTGTCAAGTCGCAGAAAGGAACTGCTATTTGGAAAACAGATACATAATTTTGTTGTAAAATCGGGTGTTGATTATGGAAGTGTCCTCATTCAGTCAGCTTTGATTGATATGTATGGGAAAAATGGTGATATTGAAAGTTCAGTTTCTGTATTCCAGAGTTCCCGTAAGAGAATTCTCGAATGTTGTAATTCAATGATGACATCTTTGCTGCATCTCGGTTTCCTCGAAGATGTGTTTGAGCTTTTTAGTCGGATGGTTTGTGAAAATATTGTGTTTGATGAAGTGAGTTTGTCCTCAACAATAAAGGCATCATCATTGTATTCCTCTCCTAGCTTGGATAGCTGTGCTTTGTTGCATTGTTGTGCAATAAAATCAGGTTTTGATTCTGATAGTATGGTCTTATGTTCTCTGATTGATGCATATTCAAGATTGGGACAGATTAGATTCTCTCAGCAGAGTTTCGAAGCGCTTCCCTCACCTAATATCATCGGTTTCACTTCAATAATTAATGCATATGCTCGTAAAGGAATGGGAAGTGAATGCCTTGGAATGTTTGAAGAAATGATCCAAAAGGGTGTAAAACCAGATGAAGTCACGTTCTTGTGTATACTGTTGGGCTGCAACCATTCAGGTCTAGTCGAAGAAGGgaaaaagatttttgaatcaatGAGAACTCTTCATGAGGTCTATCCAGACAGGCGGCACTATTCTTGTATGGTGGATCTTCTAGGCCGTGCAGGTCTAGTCAATGAGGCAGAAGAGTTGCTAAATCATGCATCATCGACAGGAGATTCTGTTATGTGGAGCTCACTTTTGCGAAGTTGCAGGATTCATCAAAATGAGAATGTTGGAAGAAGAGCAGCTAAAAAGTTAATGGATCTTGAGCCAGAGGATCCTTCTGTTTGGTTACAGGCCTCAAATTTTTATTCTGAAATTGGGGAGTTCGAGACTGCAATATATATTCAAGAGGCTGCAGTCGCAAGGAAGATGAGCAGTGATATTGGCTATAGTTTAATTCGGGTGCATGAGTGCCATTAA
- the LOC132061343 gene encoding uncharacterized protein LOC132061343, translated as MRSDDEEDKSFNCLRETTRDYVPEGSISFNDEDAEGIIQPHNNALVISILIFKSQVKRILIDPGSSANIIRWRVVEQLGLLDQIILAARVLSGFNITSETTKGEISLPVNIAGTIPQTVFYVIEGDMKYNASLGKPWIHSMRAVPSILHQMLRFPTSKGIKTVHGEQSAEREIFAVEAALPTQKESFVKAAESTKVKDAK; from the coding sequence ATGAGGTCGGATGATGAAGAGGACAAAAGTTTCAATTGTTTGAGAGAAACGACAAGGGATTATGTACCTGAAGGATCTATTTCTTTCAACGATGAggatgcagaaggcatcattcagCCACACAACAATGCTTTGGTAATTTCTATCCTAATTTTTAAATCtcaagttaaacgtattttgattgatccaggtagttCAGCCAATATTATCCGATGGAGAGTGGTAGAACAACTGGGGCTGTTGGACCAAATTATACTGGCAGCTCGGGTTCTCAGCGGATTCAACATAACGAGCGAAACTACTAAGGGAGAAATCTCTTTGCCGGTAAACATCGCAGGGACTATTCCACAAACGGTGTTCTACGTTATCGAGGGGGATATGAAGTACAATGCGTCGCTCGGCAAGCCGTGGATTCATAGCATGAGGGCAGTACCCTCGATATTACATCAAATGTTGAGGTTCCCAACCTCGAAAGGGATAAAAACGGTCCATGGTGAACAATCCGCTGAAAGGGAGATATTCGCGGTCGAAGCAGCACTCCCCACTCAAAAGGAATCATTCGTAAAAGCTGCTGAATCAACCAAAGTCAAAGATGCTAAATAG
- the LOC132060789 gene encoding probable lipid phosphate phosphatase 4 isoform X1, translating into MRTSRRLATMPDIEFGGHTVRSHGAKVAKKHRCDWLILLVLIAMDGFLNYIQPFNRYTNARMLEDLKFPFKEHDTIPMWAVPIFAVILPWTVFLIYYHYRRDVYDLHHAILGIMYSVLVTAVITDSIKDAVGRPRPNFFYRCFPDGIAAFEANGNVKCHGDPKLVKEGYKSFPSGHTSWSFAGLAFLSWYLCGKVKAFDRRGHAAKLCIVLLPVLFAALVGISRIDDYWHHWTDVFTGSIIGTVVASLCYLLFFPFPHDINGWAPHASIKMREKDFQSSSIALDTV; encoded by the exons ATGCGTACATCCAG AAGACTGGCGACGATGCCGGACATAGAGTTTGGAGGGCACACGGTGAGATCCCATGGGGCTAAGGTGGCCAAAAAGCACAGATGTGACTGGTTGATTTTACTTGTGCTTATAGCAATGGATGGCTTTTTAAACTACATTCAGCCTTTTAATCGATATACTAACGCAAGAATGTTAGAAGATCTCAAATTTCCTTTCAAAGAGCATGACACAATACCAATGTGGGCCGTTCCT ATCTTTGCAGTAATTCTACCGTGGACAGTATTTCTCATTTACTATCACTACAGGAGGGATGTTTATGATTTGCATCATGCGATATTGG GCATCATGTATTCTGTTCTAGTGACTGCAGTAATCACCGATAGCATCAAAGATGCTGTTGGTCGTCCACGCCCAAATTTCTTCTATAGGTGCTTCCCTGATGGAATCGCG GCCTTTGAAGCTAATGGCAATGTTAAGTGTCATGGAGACCCTAAACTTGTCAAAGAAGGATATAAAAGCTTTCCCAGTGGACATACCTCAT GGTCATTTGCTGGCCTTGCTTTCCTCTCATGGTACCTATGTGGAAAGGTGAAGGCTTTTGACAGAAGAGGTCATGCTGCAAAACTCTGCATTGTTCTGCTTCCTGTTCTATTTGCTGCATTAGTCGGAATTTCTCGGATTGATGACTATTGGCATCACTGGACAGATGTATTCACTGGATCCATAATAG GAACCGTGGTTGCCTCTTTATGTTACCTGCTTTTCTTCCCATTCCCTCATGATATCAATG GATGGGCACCTCATGCATCTATCAAAATGAGAGAAAAAGATTTCCAGTCTTCATCAATAGCATTGGACACGGTGTAA
- the LOC132060789 gene encoding probable lipid phosphate phosphatase 4 isoform X3, giving the protein MRTSRRLATMPDIEFGGHTVRSHGAKVAKKHRCDWLILLVLIAMDGFLNYIQPFNRYTNARMLEDLKFPFKEHDTIPMWAVPIFAVILPWTVFLIYYHYRRDVYDLHHAILGIMYSVLVTAVITDSIKDAVGRPRPNFFYRCFPDGIAAFEANGNVKCHGDPKLVKEGYKSFPSGHTSWSFAGLAFLSWYLCGKVKAFDRRGHAAKLCIVLLPVLFAALVGISRIDDYWHHWTDVFTGSIIGWAPHASIKMREKDFQSSSIALDTV; this is encoded by the exons ATGCGTACATCCAG AAGACTGGCGACGATGCCGGACATAGAGTTTGGAGGGCACACGGTGAGATCCCATGGGGCTAAGGTGGCCAAAAAGCACAGATGTGACTGGTTGATTTTACTTGTGCTTATAGCAATGGATGGCTTTTTAAACTACATTCAGCCTTTTAATCGATATACTAACGCAAGAATGTTAGAAGATCTCAAATTTCCTTTCAAAGAGCATGACACAATACCAATGTGGGCCGTTCCT ATCTTTGCAGTAATTCTACCGTGGACAGTATTTCTCATTTACTATCACTACAGGAGGGATGTTTATGATTTGCATCATGCGATATTGG GCATCATGTATTCTGTTCTAGTGACTGCAGTAATCACCGATAGCATCAAAGATGCTGTTGGTCGTCCACGCCCAAATTTCTTCTATAGGTGCTTCCCTGATGGAATCGCG GCCTTTGAAGCTAATGGCAATGTTAAGTGTCATGGAGACCCTAAACTTGTCAAAGAAGGATATAAAAGCTTTCCCAGTGGACATACCTCAT GGTCATTTGCTGGCCTTGCTTTCCTCTCATGGTACCTATGTGGAAAGGTGAAGGCTTTTGACAGAAGAGGTCATGCTGCAAAACTCTGCATTGTTCTGCTTCCTGTTCTATTTGCTGCATTAGTCGGAATTTCTCGGATTGATGACTATTGGCATCACTGGACAGATGTATTCACTGGATCCATAATAG GATGGGCACCTCATGCATCTATCAAAATGAGAGAAAAAGATTTCCAGTCTTCATCAATAGCATTGGACACGGTGTAA
- the LOC132060789 gene encoding probable lipid phosphate phosphatase 4 isoform X2 translates to MRTSRLATMPDIEFGGHTVRSHGAKVAKKHRCDWLILLVLIAMDGFLNYIQPFNRYTNARMLEDLKFPFKEHDTIPMWAVPIFAVILPWTVFLIYYHYRRDVYDLHHAILGIMYSVLVTAVITDSIKDAVGRPRPNFFYRCFPDGIAAFEANGNVKCHGDPKLVKEGYKSFPSGHTSWSFAGLAFLSWYLCGKVKAFDRRGHAAKLCIVLLPVLFAALVGISRIDDYWHHWTDVFTGSIIGTVVASLCYLLFFPFPHDINGWAPHASIKMREKDFQSSSIALDTV, encoded by the exons ATGCGTACATCCAG ACTGGCGACGATGCCGGACATAGAGTTTGGAGGGCACACGGTGAGATCCCATGGGGCTAAGGTGGCCAAAAAGCACAGATGTGACTGGTTGATTTTACTTGTGCTTATAGCAATGGATGGCTTTTTAAACTACATTCAGCCTTTTAATCGATATACTAACGCAAGAATGTTAGAAGATCTCAAATTTCCTTTCAAAGAGCATGACACAATACCAATGTGGGCCGTTCCT ATCTTTGCAGTAATTCTACCGTGGACAGTATTTCTCATTTACTATCACTACAGGAGGGATGTTTATGATTTGCATCATGCGATATTGG GCATCATGTATTCTGTTCTAGTGACTGCAGTAATCACCGATAGCATCAAAGATGCTGTTGGTCGTCCACGCCCAAATTTCTTCTATAGGTGCTTCCCTGATGGAATCGCG GCCTTTGAAGCTAATGGCAATGTTAAGTGTCATGGAGACCCTAAACTTGTCAAAGAAGGATATAAAAGCTTTCCCAGTGGACATACCTCAT GGTCATTTGCTGGCCTTGCTTTCCTCTCATGGTACCTATGTGGAAAGGTGAAGGCTTTTGACAGAAGAGGTCATGCTGCAAAACTCTGCATTGTTCTGCTTCCTGTTCTATTTGCTGCATTAGTCGGAATTTCTCGGATTGATGACTATTGGCATCACTGGACAGATGTATTCACTGGATCCATAATAG GAACCGTGGTTGCCTCTTTATGTTACCTGCTTTTCTTCCCATTCCCTCATGATATCAATG GATGGGCACCTCATGCATCTATCAAAATGAGAGAAAAAGATTTCCAGTCTTCATCAATAGCATTGGACACGGTGTAA
- the LOC132061344 gene encoding NAC domain-containing protein 1-like codes for MMKSKRRKSSQTYDDEHLINYLLKFVCGKPIGCDDIRYIDLYGNKKPCELFDDLLCSEGKTSSDHVNYFFTRLKKKSVHSKNFNRTIVGGGSWKGRDTSKAVLDKDGSVIGSKKTFRFDEESSGVYWIMKEYYLNETIVKVLRQRGEIQHEDFVVCSIMRKVSLGKISQDIQSKDENVVIKESLAEEEFPWPLHPELTELPPLDGPFESLTEEDMAFFDKPDPGHPQQPIFLAIQQVRTKSGFSSTDFWLKCMFLLAFSGASVSKRYRPMAVGIGFAET; via the exons ATGATGAaaagcaaaagaagaaagagttcTCAGACCTATGATGATGAACATCTCATAAACTATTTACTGAAATTCGTTTGTGGAAAGCCTATTGGATGCGATGATATTCGATATATAGACTTGTATGGTAACAAAAAGCCATGTGAATTGTTCGACGACTTATTATGTAGTGAAGGGAAGACAAGTAGCGATCATGTAAACTATTTCTTTACTCGGTTGAAGAAAAAATCCGTGCATAGTAAAAATTTCAACAGGACAATTGTTGGGGGTGGCTCATGGAAGGGACGGGACACGAGTAAAGCAGTTTTGGATAAGGACGGATCAGTGATTGGGTCCAAGAAAACTTTTCGTTTTGATGAAGAAAGTAGTGGCGTGTACTGGATTATGAAAGAATACTATCTTAACGAAACCATAGTGAAGGTGTTAAGACAACGTGGAGAAATCCAACACGAAGACTTTGTTGTGTGCAGCATTATGAGGAAGGTTAGTTTGGGTAAAATTTCTCAGGATATCCAATCAAAAGACGAGAATGTAGTCATTAAAGAGTCATTGGCTGAAGAAGAATTCCCATGGCCTCTACATCCTGAGTTAACTGAACTTCCACCATTAGATGGACCGTTTGAGTCATTGACTGAAGAAGATATGGCCTTCTTTGATAAGCCTGATCCTGGACATCCACAG CAGCCTATATTTTTGGCAATTCAACAAGTTAGGACAAAGTCAGGTTTCTCTAGCACAGATTTTTG GCTGAAGTGCATGTTCTTATTGGCATTCAGTGGTGCATCTGTGAGTAAAAG GTATAGGCCTATGGCTGTGGGTATAGGATTTGCAGAAACATAA
- the LOC132059743 gene encoding uncharacterized protein LOC132059743 isoform X1, which produces MEEKGKQESTADVNKNCMDIEFIPKQEELNHPCQAAACKSSENDGKLIGNRKTLNYIEGKDRKRSEWPMREYRLDNSRDGTTSDDMQIYTALNNDEISVNPPTLNHHRDACDLPSSDQVPLVEGSPYGSRENEAPRYGGWPFRTPETRLPPFDGPFESLTEEELAFFDNPDPDYPRKRPRND; this is translated from the exons atggaagaaaagggGAAACAGGAGAGCACTGCCGATGTGAACAAGAATTGTATGGACATTGAATTCATCCCTAAACAGGAAG AGTTGAACCATCCCTGCCAAGCGGCAGCATGTAAGAGCTCGGAGAATGATGGTAAGCTGATCGGAAATCGAAAGACACTAAATTACATTGAGGGGAAGGATAGGAAGAGGAGTGAGTGGCCAATGCGTGAGTACAGACTGGACAACAGCAGAGATGGTACTACTTCTGACGACATGCAG ATATATACGGCGTTAAACAATGATGAGATTAGTGTCAATCCACCAACGCTCAACCATCACCGTGATGCGTGTGATCTTCCTTCCTCTGATCAAGTTCCATTGGTTGAAGGTTCACCCTATGGTAGTCGTGAAAATGAAGCACCGAGATATGGCGGGTGGCCGTTTCGTACTCCAGAAACTAGGCTGCCACCATTTGATGGACCGTTTGAGTCCTTGACTGAAGAAGAGTTGGCCTTCTTTGATAACCCTGATCCTGATTATCCAAGAAAGAGGCCAAGAAATGATTGA
- the LOC132059743 gene encoding uncharacterized protein LOC132059743 isoform X4, producing MLNHPCQAAACKSSENDGKLIGNRKTLNYIEGKDRKRSEWPMREYRLDNSRDGTTSDDMQIYTALNNDEISVNPPTLNHHRDACDLPSSDQVPLVEGSPYGSRENEAPRYGGWPFRTPETRLPPFDGPFESLTEEELAFFDNPDPDYPRKRPRND from the exons TTGAACCATCCCTGCCAAGCGGCAGCATGTAAGAGCTCGGAGAATGATGGTAAGCTGATCGGAAATCGAAAGACACTAAATTACATTGAGGGGAAGGATAGGAAGAGGAGTGAGTGGCCAATGCGTGAGTACAGACTGGACAACAGCAGAGATGGTACTACTTCTGACGACATGCAG ATATATACGGCGTTAAACAATGATGAGATTAGTGTCAATCCACCAACGCTCAACCATCACCGTGATGCGTGTGATCTTCCTTCCTCTGATCAAGTTCCATTGGTTGAAGGTTCACCCTATGGTAGTCGTGAAAATGAAGCACCGAGATATGGCGGGTGGCCGTTTCGTACTCCAGAAACTAGGCTGCCACCATTTGATGGACCGTTTGAGTCCTTGACTGAAGAAGAGTTGGCCTTCTTTGATAACCCTGATCCTGATTATCCAAGAAAGAGGCCAAGAAATGATTGA
- the LOC132059743 gene encoding uncharacterized protein LOC132059743 isoform X2: MKKASFILAELNHPCQAAACKSSENDGKLIGNRKTLNYIEGKDRKRSEWPMREYRLDNSRDGTTSDDMQIYTALNNDEISVNPPTLNHHRDACDLPSSDQVPLVEGSPYGSRENEAPRYGGWPFRTPETRLPPFDGPFESLTEEELAFFDNPDPDYPRKRPRND; the protein is encoded by the exons TGAAAAAAGCTAGTTTCATTTTGGCAGAGTTGAACCATCCCTGCCAAGCGGCAGCATGTAAGAGCTCGGAGAATGATGGTAAGCTGATCGGAAATCGAAAGACACTAAATTACATTGAGGGGAAGGATAGGAAGAGGAGTGAGTGGCCAATGCGTGAGTACAGACTGGACAACAGCAGAGATGGTACTACTTCTGACGACATGCAG ATATATACGGCGTTAAACAATGATGAGATTAGTGTCAATCCACCAACGCTCAACCATCACCGTGATGCGTGTGATCTTCCTTCCTCTGATCAAGTTCCATTGGTTGAAGGTTCACCCTATGGTAGTCGTGAAAATGAAGCACCGAGATATGGCGGGTGGCCGTTTCGTACTCCAGAAACTAGGCTGCCACCATTTGATGGACCGTTTGAGTCCTTGACTGAAGAAGAGTTGGCCTTCTTTGATAACCCTGATCCTGATTATCCAAGAAAGAGGCCAAGAAATGATTGA